GGTTCTTGCCAATTATGAGTTATATGGGCAAGACTCTTTCCAAGCATATCAAACCATTGCCGTCATCGCTCAAGTAGGGGCTGTTCTCGGTGTTATCATTAAAGCAAAAAGTCAAGAAACACGAAAGATCGGTGTTTCAGCCGGGGTAACAGGAATGTTTGGTATTACTGAGCCCGCTATTTACGGGATCACCTTAAGGTTTAAAAAGCCGTTTATTTTTGGATGTATTTCCGGTGCAATCGGGGCGATCGTCGCTAGTTTCTTCAAACCTTATTATTTCGCTTACGCCGGACTCCCAGGACCATTAACAATCGTGAATGGGATAGACCCAGACTATCCAACGTCCATTTGGGGAATTTTAATCGGAGTAGCTATCGCCATTATTCTCCCTGTCGTTTTAATCCAAATTTTTGGATACGGAGAAGACACGGCCAAGCAAGCTGTGAGTAACAGCTTAGTGAATGAACAAGGACAAAGTGGCAAAGGGTTAACTACTGATGCTATATCTAATGAAGAAAGAATCTCTTCCCCGCTTAACGGCACTGTCTTCCCTCTGTCAGATGTTCGAGACGAGGTGTTTAGTTCCGGTGCTATGGGAAAAGGCTTAGCAATAGAGCCATCTGACAACACATTATATGCCCCATTTGACGGAACCGTTGTGATGCTCGCTCCGACTAAACACGCCGTTGGCTTGCGATCCGATTCTGGTGTCGAATTACTCGTGCATATCGGATTGGATACTGTGACATTAGACGGCAGCCCCTTTACGCTAAAAATTAAAGAAGGGGATGAGATTAAAAAAGGCGATACCATTCTTACCTTTGATAAAAAAGCGATTCACCAGCAAGGTTTAGAAACGATAACACCGATTATTATTACGAATAACAATGCTTATGAAGACATTCTTATTGAAGAACTTCAAGATGCAACGTTAAACGACACATTATTTACTGTGATTAAATAGGAGGAATTAATAATGGGAAAGCTTCCGAAAGATTTTTTATGGGGTGGCGCATTAGCTGCCCACCAATTTGAAGGTGGTTGGGATCAAGCCGGAAAAGGACCGAGCGTCGTCGATGTTATGACAGCTGGAGCCCATGGGGTACCAAGAAAAATCACTGACACAATTGAACAAAATGAATTTTACCCTAACCACGAAGCAATTGACTTTTATTCTAACTACAAAGAGGATATCGCTTTATTTGGCGAAATGGGGTTGAAATGCTTAAGAACGTCTATCGGGTGGAGCCGAATTTTTCCTAAAGGTGACGAAACAGAACCAAATGAAGCAGGCTTACAATTTTATGATGACGTATTTGATGAATTAATTAAACATGGTATTGAGCCTGTTATTACGTTGTCTCACTTTGAAATGCCGCTGCACTTAGCTCGTGAATATGGCGGATTTCGTAATCGTAAAATGGTTGACTTCTTCGTGAAATTTGCTGAAGTGTGCTTCAAGCGTTATAAAGATAAAGTCACGTACTGGATGACATTTAATGAAATTAACAACAAGATGGACGTAAATAACCCACTATTTTTATGGACAAATTCAGGTGTGATGGTTGAGGAGGATGAAAATGCTAAAGAGGTGATGTATCAAGCCGGGCACCATGAATTACTGGCAAGTGCCCTAGCTGTCGCAAAAGGAAAAGAGATTAACCCTAACTTTAAAATCGGGGCAATGGTATCGCACGTCCCTATTTACCCTTATTCATCCAATCCAGATGATGTGATGCTAGCTGAGGAAATGATGAGACAGCGCTACTTCTTCCCAGATGTTCACGTGCGTGGTTACTATCCAAATTACGCCTTAAAGGAATTTGAACGGGAAGGTTTAAATATCGTGTTCGAGGACGGAGACGATGAGATTCTTCAGAATGGTACTGTTGATTATTTAGGGTTCAGTTATTACATGTCTACGACGGTGAAAAGCGATGTGATGAATGATAATACGGGTGATATCGTAAATGGCGGCCTACCTAATAGTGTGGACAACCCGTATATTAAAGCCAGTGATTGGGGCTGGGCAATCGACCCTACCGGTTTAAGGTATGTGTTAAATCGGTTGTATGATCGCTATCAACTTCCTTTGTTTATCGTTGAAAACGGCTTTGGCGCAGTTGATACCGTCGAGGAAGACGGATCAATCCATGACCCAGAACGGATTGATTATTTGCGCTCCCATATTCAAGCTTTAGAAAAAGCTGTCACGTATGATGGCGTGGACCTTATCGGCTACACACCTTGGGGCATTATCGATATCGTCTCCTTTACAACAGGCGAAATGAAAAAACGATACGGTATGATCTACGTTGATAGAGATAATAAAGGACATGGCTCCATGAAACGTATGAAAAAAGACTCGTTCAACTGGTACAAAACAGTTATCGAAACGAACGGAGACAAATTGTAAATATAAGTCACTAGGATAGGGCTGTCACCAAACATGTGAGTTTAGGTGCCAGCCCTTTTATTTGGTTGATTGGACAAGCTCTTATTTCATATCAAGTGAGCTGTTAAATGGATTACCCGATTACAAATGTTACTCCCAACCTAATTAGGAAATGCCGCTTCTTTGGTTGATGATTCTAACGATTTCAAACACATGACAGATTGATGTAAAAATAGCACCTAGTTCCCGATTCGGGAAGGTCATACTAATGACTATTTTAGGCAACCATTCTACGCCAACTCAATACAAATCGATTGTGTAAAACTAGCGTACTGCTCCGTTCTAAGCACGTATTTTTTTCTTTCAAACGCTATTACATCCTCCATTATTGAACGTTGGACAATCCTTTCGCTCAATCCTTCCCCTATTGCTTTGCCAAAAGCCTCTTTACGTGTCCACAACCACAGCCAGCGGTCTATTTTGTTACCAGAGCCTTTAGACATATATCTCATTTCTTCCGGGTGGAAAAACATCGGATGGCTATTTAGAGTCCGATGGCATTCGACATCTACACCAATTGAACCGTTAGCACGTACTCCAATTAAATAACGATCTTTGGAATGTGAAACATTAAATTGATAAGGACACTCTTCATTTATATAGGGTTTCCCATAAGTCCCATAAGCAAGAGGGATATTTTGGGGCGCTCTATTTAAAAGAGGCGACAGGACACTACGAAGATAACCACGTATAAGTAAGAATGTCTCTCTTTTCTGCTTCCTTTTGATCTTCCTTGCCCGTTCTTGTTCATCACTCGTGATAAAAGATAATAACTCTTGCTTTCGCCTCTCCAACGACGTGACTGTTCCTGCAAATACTCTAGGCTTTTGATAACATTTAGCGGGGCTTAATCGATACATATTTCTTTTTTTTCGAAACTAAAGAGAGAGACATAAATAGAAAACTAACAGAAAGAAAAGCGAATCTTCTCATGGTTATACCTCCATTGTCTCATTTTCTACAATCCCATATTGTAGTCTTCTCATCACTTTATTTTTAAATGGTGCCTTGTCTAACAACTTCATCTTGACCTTACGAATTGTACATTGAAATGGAGATGATGCGGCTAAATTTTGCTCTTGCCGAGATTGAAAACTAGCGACAAACGATACTTGTTTTTTACGTTTTTCAATAAAATCTGTAAATAAATCAGCTGGAAGAGCCCCTGAGTGTTCTTTTAATCCATTTGTCACATAAGGAAGTAATTTAAAGGCATCCTGCATAGCAATGTTCACTCCCTGTCCCAATATTGGAGACATTGTGTGCGCTGAATCACCAATTAAGATGAGTCCATCATTAGCCCAATTATCTAAGTGGGCCGTAAAAATCTTCAATAAAGTGGTATCCTCCCAAGACTTAATAGTTTCGCTCATAGGTTTCCGTAGCCTAGGCTCTATAGTACATACTTTATCAATAAAACTGGAGATGCCTTTCTGTTTAATCTCTCGGTTTCCTCCTAAGGAGATATATGTGCCCACTCGTAAATAGTCTGGATACGTGGGGAGAATAATAACATGGTCATGTTTATACACTTTAATAAGGTTCCCTTCCTCCCAATCAATGGGTTTAGGGACTTTGAACCAGATCAAATCTCGATCAAATTCTTTTTTATGGACTTGAAAATTTCCAAGCGTCTGTAACCGGCTATATCGTCCTTCAGCACCAATGACGAGTTTACTTCTAAGTTCAAAATCTTGCTCACTTTCCTTATAACGCACCCCCACCACCTTTTCGCCATCTTTAATTAAATCCGTGCACGTAGCTCCTTCAATGTAACTGAAGTTTGGATAGGTAAGTGCCTTTTCTTTCAATGCTTCTAATACCACAGGTTGTGGCATATCAATACCGAATTTTTGAGGATGATCTAATTCATCAAAATTGACACTAAATAACTTTTCTTCTCTATCGTACATTTTAATCTTACGGACCTTAATAAATCCGTGCTTTTCCAACACTGGGAAAACCCCTAATTTCTTTAGAAGATAAACCGATCCTGGAGCAATCGTTTCACCACGGAAATCTCGGCTAAGGTCTTTATTTTTTTCAAGAACCGCCACATTCACCTTCTCCTGTGCAAGTAGAAGACCCATTAACATTCCCGCTGGTCCGCCTCCAACAATGACCACTTCTTTGTTCATGACGATTCCTGCCCTTCTTTATTAAGATAAAAGACTAACTGTCCCTTCGCAATTTTCTTTCGATTGTCCACTCGTTTAATCGTCGCTTGCGCTGTATAATAAGCACCTATCTGTTCAACAATTTTTACTTTTGCCTCCAGCTCACACCCTGCTTCGGCAACAGAATAAAACGTAAAATCTTTTGTTTTCACAAGATATCCCATGAGTGGCTCAGTAGCATTTTTTTGAATCATCGTTAATAGCAAGCTGGCTTGCGCTGCAAATTCAATAATGAGGACACCTGGCATAATAGGTTGTTCAGGAAAGTGACCTGGAAAGAATGGTTCGTTATGAGATAAATATTTACTGCACGTTATTGTCTCCCCATCAAAGTCTACAACCCTATCTACAAATAAAAATGGAGGGGTTTGCAATAGCATTTTTCTCGGTTGAAGCTTCGTCACATCGATCTTTTCTTTTAACGTTAACATGTCACACTCTCCTTTATTGTAGCTTCAATAACCGACGTTTTATTTCTTCTTCTTTGAATAAGTGCACAAGTTCTTCTGTCTCACTATCAAGCTGGTTTTTTAGTTCTGAGGCAGCATATCTTTTTAAGAGTTTTTTAGTTGCGGTGATCGCTGGCAAGTACCCTTCCTCCACTTTAGAAAGATAGGCGTTTAAACGATCTTGCAACTCTTGCTTGTTTTCACATACTTCCTGCAATAACCCTAGTTCAAGGGCTTCTTCAGCTGTAAAAATAGTTCCTTGGATAAGCATCTCAAAGGTATTTTCATAGCCTATAATACTTGGAAGTAAGTAACTGGCACCTAGATCGGGAGAGATTCCCATTTGATGAAAATTTTCTAGAAATTTAGCACGCTTTAAAGCAAGGCGCTTGTCACACGCAAGCATAATATTAAACCCACCGCCGTAAGCGTAGCCGTTAAATAAAGCAATGGTCACCTTCGGGGAGGTGAAAATTTCAAGCACGCAGTTGTTAAAGATCTGAAGGACATGTCTTAGAACCTCCTCTCCATCATGACCGACACATGTTAATAAATCCTCTGGACGTGGCCCACTGCTGAAATAAGCGCGATGTTTACTCCCGAATACAATTGAATAAATGTTCTTGCTCTCATTCCCCATCCTGATAGCTTCAAGTAATGCACTTCCAAGAGATGCATCAAATGCATTTTTCTTTTCAGGATAATCAAGCGTGACATAGAGAACATGGTTCTTTATTTCTGTTTGAACATAACTCATCAGCTATACCAACACACTTTCTTTTTCAATTTTTTTCCACAATTTATAGCCTGAAAGTATAACTGAGACGACCCCCCCGCCTGGATCAGTCCATTGACCAGAAATATAAAGCCCTTTAATCGGTGTTTCTTGCTGGGGGCGACCTGTCATTTGCTGCTTATTTTGCTCCCATCCATAAATGGCACCAAAGCTATTATTTGTATAACGCTCCATCGTTTGAGGTGTACCCGATTCCACATGAACAAGATGATTACGAAGATTCGGAATGGCTAGCTCAGCCATTGAAATCAATTGGTCTTGGTAGGCCTCCTTTTCCTCTTTCCAATCAGATCCAATATCATATGGCACTAGAGTTGTCAGAACAGCTGTATGTTGTCCTTCCGGTGCTAAACTCCGATCCGCCAGAGTAGGTGTGGAAATGGCTAAACCACTAAGGCCTTTTGCCCCTAACTCTTTCAATGCTTGGTGCTTTTCCATAAACGTGTCATAGCTGTAATCTTTGTAAATGAACGTCTCATGAGATAAGCCTTCCTTTTCAAGTGGATGATCGACCCCTAAGAAGACTTCAAAAGCAGAAATTGACGGCTTCAACTTGCTAATTCGTTTCTTATACCGTGTAGGAAAATGTTCTTCTCCCACAAGGGTTTGTATCATCTTTAAAAAGTCTCCATTACAAATAATTTTTGGTGCTTCCACGTATTCACCTGTTTGAAGGCGAACACCTTTCACCTGTTTATCTTCTACTTCCACACGCTCAACTTCATTCCTTAGACAAACTTCCCCTCCCAATGCCTTAATACGTTTTACAAATGCATCGGCAAGCGTTTGAAAACTCCCTTCAGCATAGTAAATATCTTCTTTAAAATAGCTCATGATGGCATAGGCAAAAAACATGGCACTTCCTTGCGTAGGTGGGGTACCGTAATACGCCCACAAAGCAGAGAATGAATAAATAGCTTGCGGATCTTGTAAAAAAGATGAGGTTAAGTCATGAAAGCTCTTGTCGCGATATTTCAACATGATAGGATTAGATAACACTTTCAATGGATCACCAGAGTGGAGAAGCTTTAATGTCACATCATAGAGCTTTTCCATCTCACTAACTAACTCTTTTATGTTGTTAGTTTCATGTGGGAACTCTTGGCAATAAGAATGAATAAGTCCTTCTTTAGTTCGACTAACTGTCATCTTTCGGTCGGGATAATAAGCTGTATAAATGTCATCCAATCGAAGGAAATTCACGTCATTTTCCACCCCAGCTGCTTGCAATAGGTCTTCTAACAATCCACCATCTTTCGCACCAGCTGCAATGCGTACAGCCGAATCAAAGGTAAACTTTCCTCTACGAAAAGAATGTGCGTATCCTCCTGCTCGGTAATGACGTTCAAGTACAAGGACCGAGTAGCCCTCTTGTGCTAGATATGCAGCTGCACTAAGTCCCCCCATACCTGCTCCGATAACAACTACATCGTAGCTTGATTTTTTAGGCCTTCTTGCCATGCCTCTCCCTCCCATTCCTCTATCAATGTTTTAATATGATGTAAAAAGTCAGCTGCCAAAGCCCCATCAATGGCTCGATGGTCAAAAGTCATACTAAGAGGCACCATTGATTTAATGACAATATCGTCCTCAACAACAACAGGACAACGGCGAATAGCACCTATTCCGAAACAAGTTGTACTCGTAGTCATAGGAAAAAATGAGTTGATTGGAACATGTCCAAGCGACGTCACAGTAAAGCTCCCTTGGGTTTGCTGCCATGTTTCTGGCTTCTTCATCACTTTCTTAAAAATTTTTCGCCCTAACCACGTTGGGAGCTGCTGAAGCTTTCGGATAGCTGTGAATTGTTCACCTGTCTCAAATGAAACTCCCTTTAGCTCATTTATCTCCTCCTGAATGACTGAAAGGGATTTTTTATTTAAGTTTTGTATCACGTGTGAGGTGACGATTCGTTCCCCTCTAGCTAGAGTATCCATGGTCACTTTGCCATCAATTGAAGAGAACTGCCAACGTTTCAGATGCCGCTTTCCTTGAACTGAGCAATTAACTTCTGGATACGCTTCAATAGCTCGGGAAATGGCATAAAGGAAAAAGCTCACATAGCTTATGTTCTCTGAACGTTGCTTAAATGTCGTCTTCGCATCCAATAGTGTAGAGGCGTCAATTTCTGTACTTAAGTAGATTGCCTGACTTTCATTTGCTTTCTCAAGAAAGTGAACAGTATGCCGCCTTACCGGTGGTAATGGCTCAACTTTAATTGTCATTTTCTCGATGCCTCCACTAATTCAACAATTTCGCGAACTGTTGAAATAGCCATAAACTTATCCAAGTCAAGTTTGACATGACACTCAGCTTCAATATTTGTGAAAAGTCTCAAGGAATTGACTGAATCCCATTCAGAATCTTCCTCTTTTGAAAAATCCAATGTCACGTCAGCTTCCTCGAGCTCCATCACATCTTGAAAAATGTCTAAAACTGTTTTCTCAACTGTCGTCAGCATTACGCTTTCATCCTTTCGCTAGTTAGTTGCTGCTTAATCCACGGTACTTTTGGAAGAGAGCAACTGCATGAAGATAGCCAGTCATCTCCTTCTGCTTTAAAGCCATGTTCTTCATAAAAAGCAGCCACAAATCTATTTTTCGCTGTCTGTCGATATGTGCCTGAAATAGTTTGTACTCCTTTGGATCGTGCTTCCTCGAATAATAAATGAAGGGCTTCTGTTTCCACTTGGCGTTTAAAAACTCGGCAACTCATGACAGCATTCCTAATACGCCATGTCTTTCCTTCCTCAGAAACATGAAAGTAGCCCACCAATCCGTTGTCACCAAAACGATCCTCCAAACCAAACGTATAAATGGATTCAGCTACATTCTCGTCCATTGTCCTTGTCACATCTGCTTCTGTTAAACGTTCAGTCGTCAAATTAAATTGATTTGTACGTTGAGAAAGCTGAGTAACTCTTGAAATTTGGTGTTTCTCCAATTTGGTCCATTTAATAACCATTTGTAATTGTTTGAGATAATCTTCAAGCGATGTAGACGATTCTTTAAGTTTTTCGTGCTGGACTAATTGTTTATATTTTTGCGATCGCTCTCGATCCTCATTTGTTAAGCCTAGTGTATTAAACCACCCATTCTCCAATAGATCCATTGAGTAACGACTCGGATCTTTTCCGATTGGTATCACCGTCACATCCGGAATTTCTTCTGTCATCAGCTGTCTCTCAAATGGATTGTCATCTATAAATAGAAAGGAATCTAAACCTAAGTTAAGCTGAGTCGCCATCTTACGGAGACTATCTGTTTTTGGCTCCCAATGACAAAAAATTTGTGTGAACGCCTCCTCCTTTAAAACCATGTGTTCATTTTCTTCAAAAACAGCCTTTACATTTTCCCAGTCATTTTTACTAGCAATCGTCAATAGAACACCTTGCTCATGTAGACGACGAATAACTTTTTGAAATGATTTATATTGGTTACCAGGGAAAGCATCAGACAGTGCGATTCCCTTCACACCATCATCTCCAATAATGCCTCCCCAAATGGTGTGATCTAAATCAAGAGCCAATACTTTTTTCGTCAGCCCTTTTTTAGCCGCTACAATAGCGACGACTTCAGAAGAAAGACCATGCCATGCTTCCACACTGTAACTCATGGATCCAAAGTACTTTAATCTATCATCTCTTATTTGACTTGCCCCTTGTGTCAACACATCAAAATCAAGAGTAATGATGTTGGGTATGTTAGTGTGCAACTCAAGCAATTGAACGTTAAATTTTCTCCATAGAGAGGATACACGTTGCTTTTCGCGATAGCCTAAAATCGCTTTTAAGTCAGCCAGTGGTAGAGGAATTGTATGAAGAACGATCGTGCCATGATGTCGGGAAGCAAAAGAGCTAACAACATGAGTGATGTCATGAATTGCCGCCTCTAAAGCCTTTGCAATCGTATTGACTGACCACTCATTAGTCTGGATATGTTGATAGATGACAGACTCGTCGAGCGAGCAGACTGTGACATCACCTTCAAAAGCATCGAGCTCACTATCTGATTGGAGCATCTGAACCGCCCATTGATTAAAGCCTGTGGTCAACACCTTTAAATTTATTTGCCTTTTAGCAGCATCAAATCTAAGGGCATCTTCCAATCCATCGGTTGTATGATTTCCTACAATCGCTATTTTTGCATGAGTTCTCCCACCTTCCCACTTACGCAATAGTTTTCCTATTTTGTTCTGTTGAACTGGACTTTCTATGTCAAAAAGAAGTTGTGTAAACTTATGGCTCATATCAGAGTCATTTTGATGAATACATGATTTAATCTGGTTTAGGCGTTCACGCTCATTCATTGGTCGCACCCTCTTTGTATTCCAGTGTGATGCCCGTTTTTATCCATTTGGAAGATTCAATGGCAACCCCTACGACTTTATTACTCGGTTTAAGTCTTCCATGAAGTTTTTTTAATTGTAAGTATGGAAGGGCATTTCCGTTGTTCCCTGTCTCTTGTACACAATTTATCGTGGAATCTAGAGAAAGCCCTAAAGAGTCGATAATCGTTTTTGTCATGTTCCATCCCAGCTGGGGAGGAAGAAAGTAAGTTACCTCTTCTTTCTTCCAATTTCTTTCTTCAAGTAATGTGGTGAGTACCTGATCCGTCATAATTGGGACTCGTTTTTCAATCGCTTTGTAATCTTCTTTTGCTGATTGATATTGCTTACGAATCTCCCGCTTACTTAGTTCTTGAATATTCTCTGGCACGGTACCAAACCAATTCATCACCTGCCCCGCTTCTTCCCCAAGCCCTTCGAAACGATTTTCAAGAGAGGTAATTTCTAACCCGTCGCAATTTTTAGTTGTTAATAGGAGAGCTCCTGCTCCATCTCCAAATAAGGCATAGTTAATTAATTCAGATGACCTTAGCTTTGTAAAATCACGTGTTAAATCCATGTATTTGTTGCACACATCTCCGCCGATGACAAGCGCATAACGCCGTTCACCAACAAGAAGGTGACGTGCCACATCTAATGCTTGAAGAGCTCCTGAACATCCCGCCTGAATTTGATACGTTTGTATATGATGTAATCCTAGACGGTCAGCCACTAGATTCACTGTTGCAGGCATTAAATGATCTGGTGTGGCAGTAGATAGAACGATCACATCAATCTCTTGGGGGTTGATGCCAGTTTGCTCAATCGCTCCTTCAGCAGCTGCAGTACATAAATCTGTCAGGCTATACTCTATTGTTCGTTTGGTAAAATCTACAGCAAAATGTCTAGTGTCATTGCCAATCATCTTATCAATCCACTCTTTTCGAATGGATAACACGTCTTCCATTTGATCATTTGTAATAGGTTTTCCTGGTAAACATTCGCCATACCCGATGATTCTAGGAGCGACCGCTACTCTAGATTCCTGTTTCGATTCCTGCACCAACATGAAGATTTTCCCCCCCTATTAAATTTGCAGATGGATGTATGAGTAATTCTATGGATTTAACATACTCATCAATATCAGGAAGCTTCGGTTTAAGACTGAATATTTCGACTTTTTTCTTCCTAGCCTTCTTTTCCTGACGATCGAACCCATCATTATAATAGCCAAACGTTATGGCATTGACGTTTAATTTAAACGGCCCAAGCTCTCTAGACATACATTTCATCAAGGATAGTTTTGCTTGATTTAAAACGGGAGAGCTCACATATTCTGCATAATACAGTGGGTCATAGAACAAAGGGAAAATAATATGACCTTTTTTCGGTTTAATCATTTGACGCACAACTACTTTATTTAAAAGAAAAATACGATGCAGATAATGCCTTATGTGTTCCTCAAACTCCAAAGGATTTTCTTCCAACTGTTTCGCTTCATCTATCATTTCATTTCCATGGATAAGGACATCTATCCCACTATCTCCAAAGGCTTCAACAATATTCGTATCTAATACGTCTTCTTCAAATTTGTCACAAAACACCGTTGCTTGAGCTGGTTGAGA
The genomic region above belongs to Bacillus sp. A301a_S52 and contains:
- a CDS encoding 3-oxoacyl-ACP synthase III family protein translates to MLVQESKQESRVAVAPRIIGYGECLPGKPITNDQMEDVLSIRKEWIDKMIGNDTRHFAVDFTKRTIEYSLTDLCTAAAEGAIEQTGINPQEIDVIVLSTATPDHLMPATVNLVADRLGLHHIQTYQIQAGCSGALQALDVARHLLVGERRYALVIGGDVCNKYMDLTRDFTKLRSSELINYALFGDGAGALLLTTKNCDGLEITSLENRFEGLGEEAGQVMNWFGTVPENIQELSKREIRKQYQSAKEDYKAIEKRVPIMTDQVLTTLLEERNWKKEEVTYFLPPQLGWNMTKTIIDSLGLSLDSTINCVQETGNNGNALPYLQLKKLHGRLKPSNKVVGVAIESSKWIKTGITLEYKEGATNE
- a CDS encoding SDR family oxidoreductase — its product is MNIFISQGEQRMNQMIAHHFHQKGDKSVLLFTDRDKHREFMLSQPAQATVFCDKFEEDVLDTNIVEAFGDSGIDVLIHGNEMIDEAKQLEENPLEFEEHIRHYLHRIFLLNKVVVRQMIKPKKGHIIFPLFYDPLYYAEYVSSPVLNQAKLSLMKCMSRELGPFKLNVNAITFGYYNDGFDRQEKKARKKKVEIFSLKPKLPDIDEYVKSIELLIHPSANLIGGENLHVGAGIETGI